The Vibrio agarivorans genome contains the following window.
CGTAGTGATGGATCATCTGCTGCGCCATCGTGGGCAAAATCACGGTGTGATGACTGAAACGCCAAAGATCTAGTTCGAGGCCAAAGCTCGAAATTAACGACAGTGTTAGAGTGAAAGAGGTTGCATCGTGCAACCTCTTTTTTATTGGATGTGATTAATGTAGCGGTCCTTCTGTTTCAAGCTGAAACGCTGGCAATCGCCAACCAAAACGAACGGCGGACATGCGAAGCAGATAACCGGCAATTAATGTGATGATGGTCGCCGTCAGCTCACTGATGTTCATTTCAAGCAAGGCCAAATAGAGTCCGGATGCGCTAAATGCGACAGAGGCATAAAGCTCTTTATGTAAAACCAAGGGTGTTTGTCGACAGATTAAATCTCTAAGTAAGCCGCCAAAGACACCTGTTACCAGAGCAGACACCATACAGATACTGGGATGCAGCCCCATATTCATCGCCACTTTTGTGCCGATGATGCTAAAGGCAACTAGGCCTATGGCATCAAGGCGAATAAAGACCCCTTTGAACTTAATCACCCAGTGGGCAATTCCCGTTGTCAGTAAGCCAGCCAGACAAGTGATGGCGAGATATTGTGGATTAGCAACCCAAGTTAGCGGGTAATGGCCGAGTAAGATATCGCGCACTGTGCCGCCACCAATTGCAGTCGCACTTGCCACCAGCATGACGCCAAACCAATCCATTTTTTGACGACCCGCACTGAGTGCGCCAGTCATCGCTTCTGCCGTAATACCGACAACATATAAAATACTCAACAGCATGTTTCTACTCTATATTGTTGTTATGCCGTGTCACTTTTCGTTGAAAGCAACATAATTTGAGCGCGAGTCTAATCGACTTTCTTGATTTAGACGAATGAGAAAAATTAGTTAAGTAAACGTTTGTTGCATTAGTTAATGTAATGCTAATAATCTCTTTCAGAGAACACTATGGTTGTACATAAGCCTGTTTTTTCATCTTGGTTAGCATAATCAAGGCTAATGCTTGCCCCATGCAATTTTACCACCGCAGCCACAAGTGCAAGCCCAAGACCATGACCTGGTGTGTTCCGACTTGTATCCACGCGGTATAAGCGCTGAAACACTTTGTGACGAAGGTTCGGTGCTATCCCCGGCCCAGTATCAGTAAGCGTCATCTGTTTAGGAGTGATCTCTAATGTTATGGAAGCGCCTTTGGGAGAGTATTTGTGGGCATTGTCGATTAGATTGTAGAGCATACGAAATAGCAGAGAACGGTCGCCATTTAGATGGCAGGGAGTACTCGTTAAGCTAATGGTCTGCTGCTTGTCATCGAGCATAGGTTCAATCAACTCAATGGCATCCTTAGCGATGGCCTCAAAGTCGACTTGACCAAACTGATCGGTTTCTCTCAATGCTTCTAGTTTGCTTAGTTCGAGCATCGCATTAAAGGTGACTAAAATCTCGTCAAAATGGTGGTGAAGCTCATTTAACGCTAAGGCTTTCTTAGTGGGATCTGTCTCTTGTTCAGCGGCAGTAAGGCGATTCTTTATTCTGGTCAAAGGCGTGCGAAGATCGTGTGCGATTGCATCCGTAACACCTTGAATTTGATTGACGGATAATTCCACCTCGTTGAGCATTCGGTTAATAAACAGGCCAATACGCTCCCACTCATCTTGCGCAAACTCGGGTTTAGAAGCGGCTAGGGGAATACGGCTATCAAAATGTCCCTGTTCGATTTTACCCACAACGTGATTAATGGCATTGAGTTGGTGAGATATTTTGCGGCGTATAATCCACCCAGGTATCAGCGCAATAAAGAAACTCAATGCCATGATTGTGAGTGCCGCATTGACAAAATTCTCTTGAATTTCACGAATGTACTCATTGTTCGTGGCAATCAGCACTTGATGATCGTGAATCTTGAACGAGCAACCTTCTAGTATAGATATGGCATCGTTTCCTTCACGAATGATGGGGAAAGGGGCGATACTAGGGCAGGTAGGTAGGGCGTTGGGAATATGGCTTAGTGCACCAGAAACATGGCCATTCGGCGACTTGATGACCGTTAAGATATTTTGGTTTTCGTATAGGGTGTCGTCCAGCCACCGCTCGATATTAGAGCCGTTGTTTAACTCGGCAGCAGAATTCAGTTGCTCGACATGCTGTGAGATTAGCTGATGCTTTGAGCGTACTAAAGGTTGGATACTCAATTGGTAAACTGCAAACAGGGCAAGAGCAACCGTAAGCCAAAGCATGACGGCGACCAATATAGACAAGCGCCATAATGAGTGGCGCTGCCATAGTTGTTGAATAGTGTGGCCCAGAGTTGAAAGTGAAGACTTAATCACAGTGCTTTTCTCATTCTATAACCAGCGCCTCTTACTGTTTCGATGAGATTGGGTTGGCCCTCTAGGTCAATTTTTTTTCTAAGGCGGGCAATGTGTACGTCGATCACATTGGTTTGAGGGTCAAAGTTGTAATCCCATACCGCTTCAAACAGCAGTGAGCGAGTGACGACTTGATCAACATGCTCTAGAAGATACTTGAGTAGCTGAAACTCTTTCGCCTGCAGTTCTATCTTACGCCCGGATAAAACAGCGTGGTGGGCAAGTAAGTCGAGCTCTAACGGTCCATTATGCAGCTTGTTGCTCTGCAACGAGGCCGTCATTGAAGCCACGCGACTGCTAAGGATCTCCACACGGGCAATGAGTTCCGACAAGGCAAAAGGTTTGGTGAGGTAGTCATCGCCCCCTTGTTTGAGCCCCTTGACGCGTTCATCGACGCTATCAAGCGCACTAAGGATAAGAACACGAGCAGCGACATTCGCTGCTCTTAAAGTAGAAAGTACGGTCAGGCCATCAATCCCCGGCAACATGCGGTCAAGAATAATCACGTCATGCTGTCCTTCGAGACCCAAGAATAGTCCATCTTGTCCATTGCTAGCGCTGTCGACCGCCCAGCCTTGTTGTTTCAAAGACTGAACAAGGTATTGATTGGTCTCTTTGTCATCTTCAATGACCAGTACTTTCATTAGTAATCCTTATTTTTTATGACGCTTGAGAACGGGGATCTCTTCACCGTTATCGACATTAATCAATAGCTTTTGTTTACCAAGCTCAGTTGAAGCGAGTTTTACTTCATAGTAGACAATGCCGTTTTTCTCTTCTAATTCCGCTTCAATTAGCTTTGCTGAATATTTACTTTCAAGCTCAGGTATGACGCTGAGAATGTCGAATCCAGATTCTATTACACGCTCTATTGCCACACGGTCGTCTGTGTCTAAGTCACTAAAACCAAAGGTGCTTAAACTGTCAGACTTCTCTTTGACAAGTGACTGGTCACTGACGGAATAACTCAACTTATATTTGCTGTCAGCGTCAAGGTCAACCATTTTGAATTCATAGACAACTTGCTGATCTTTGTAATCATCCAATTCAACTTCTGTAACCACACCGCTGTAATCTTTGCGCACAGCAGGAGCCAATGTTGCTACTGTCGTGTTAGATGAATTAAGGGCCATTAGGTTGATGCTCATATCATCGTCTGCCATTGTGATACCAGAGAACGAGATCGCGGTTGCGAGTAGGCCAAGCTTGATGAGTTTCATAATATTTTCCCAATTTAAAGTGAGCAGAAAGAAGCGGCTAATACATTGATTGCGGCAAACAGTGAAAAGAACCCTGTGCCACACACGGCGAGTGCTCTCTTTTGTCTCATATTCATAGTGCTTCTTCCTGTCTTGTTTCGATGGGATAACTCTACCTTAGTGACATAAACTCAAAATGGCGTGAAGATTAAATATAGTTAATGTTGCGAAAGCGTTGATGTAAGCGAGCTTGTTTTCTTTACCCTACCGAGAAAAACACGCAAAATACGAGAGACAGTTATACAAAGATAAAGTCCTCATGACACACCAATATCAAGACTTAATTCGCTTATTCGATCAGACCTTTTATGAAACATTTAACACTCGTTTAGAGCTTGGTGGCGATGAACCCATCTATTTGCCGGCAGATAAGAGTGTCACGCACCATCGTATTGTTTTTGCTCGCGGATTCTATGCCTCGGCATTACATGAAATTGCACATTGGTGCGTTGCAGGGCCAGAGCGTCGCTTGCTGGAAGACTTTGGCTATTGGTATGAGCCAGACGGTCGTACTGCACAAGTACAGGCAGAATTTGAACAAGTTGAAATTCGTCCTCAAGCCTATGAGTGGATTTTATCACTCAGCGCAGGCTTTCCATTTAATGTTAGCTGTGACAATCTACACGGCAATTTTGAACCAGACCGTATTGCGTTTATGCGTAAAGTGCATGGTGAAGTGATGTCGATACTTGCATCGGGTCTCCCACCACGCGTTGCTGCACTTTCTAATGCGTTGCGCGACTTTTACAACATACCAGAGCTCACTCCCGAGCAATTTATGGTTCAATAAACCTAAATCAACAATTAGTCTAGACCTAGAATAAAGACCCTAAAGGAAGCCCATGATCATCGAATTTGAAGAAAACTTACTGGCATTAATTGACCAACGCATCGAAACGGCCTCTGATGATGAGCTATTTGCGGGCGGCTATTTACGCGGACATATCTCCTTGTCAGCGGCGGAGTGCGAAGAGCAGGGTATCAATGACATTGAAGTGCTTAAGCAGCAAATCGAAGCAAGTCTCGAGCAAGCGAAGTCGGAGTTAAGCCCCGCAGATCGCGTTATTGTGCATGATCTTTGGAAAGAGTTAGTCGCTCAATCTTGATTGATTTTCTTGACCATCTTGTTGCATGAATTCATCTTGTTTGGTTAACGCCTAGCTTCTATTCTAAGTTCATACTTTACAGGGCAAGGAAATTACCATGAAAATTATCGCGTTTGGAGCCTCTACTAGCTCAACATCTATCAACAAAGCGCTTGCAACATATGCAGCAGGCTTGGTGGATGACGCTCAGGTGAAGGTATTGGACATCAACGACTATTCGGTTCCAATGTTTAGCGAAGACAAGGAGAAAGAGATTGGTCAAGCGCCAGGAGCGCAAGCTTTTTTGCAAGATCTTGCAGAGGCTGACGCACTGGTTATCTCATTTGCTGAACATAACGGACATCACCCTGCCGCCTACAAAAATTTATTTGATTGGGCAACACGTATTGAGCGTGAAGTCTTTCAGGGCAAGCCTGCTGTCTATTTGGCAACCTCCCCTGGCCCGGGCGGCGCACAAAATGTACTCGCTGCCGCTACTGGCTCTGCTGGATACTTCGGTGGCAATGTGAAAGCATCGGTATCGGTACCAAGCTTTTACGACAATTTCGATGTTGAAGCAGATGTCGTGACCAACGCAGAGATTGCACAGCAGATCCGTCAAGCGGTTCAGTTACTCGGCAACTAGTAGCCTTGACGACCAGTTTTGAAGATAGTTGTTTGAATGAAACACAAAGGAGTGGCTTGGCCACTCCTTTTTTAATTCAATTGATACTATTGATTGAGTGCTTTGCCTTTACGCAGTTTTCTCACCCACATCCTTGCAGGATGAATAGCTTGAAGAAGGTCAACAGGCAGTGGGATTGGGTCATGATAGATTTGCGAGGCCAGTACTTCAGCCATCAGTGGCGCTGAGCAGAGCCCACGCGACCCAAGGCCGAGCATGCAGAAGAGGTCTTGAGGTACTTCAAGCTCTTGAGCATCTTGCTCTGAAACCAAATGCAAGTTTTGATACTGGGCTTTTACACTCTCTAGCTGGGCGATGTTGCCAACAAACGGTAAATGATCGCGGCTCACGCATCGTATACCTTGACGAGAATCACCTTGGCTCACATCGACAAGGTTTGGCCAGTCTTGATCAGGGATACAGTTTATGAGCTTTTGTCGGTTATCTTGTTGCGCGTTTTCATCATACTCGGTATCGAGGTGCGTACGATCGTAGCTGGCACCGATACAATGGTGTTGATTATTCGGGTTAACTGGCGTCATGTAG
Protein-coding sequences here:
- a CDS encoding trimeric intracellular cation channel family protein, with product MLLSILYVVGITAEAMTGALSAGRQKMDWFGVMLVASATAIGGGTVRDILLGHYPLTWVANPQYLAITCLAGLLTTGIAHWVIKFKGVFIRLDAIGLVAFSIIGTKVAMNMGLHPSICMVSALVTGVFGGLLRDLICRQTPLVLHKELYASVAFSASGLYLALLEMNISELTATIITLIAGYLLRMSAVRFGWRLPAFQLETEGPLH
- a CDS encoding elongation factor P hydroxylase: MTHQYQDLIRLFDQTFYETFNTRLELGGDEPIYLPADKSVTHHRIVFARGFYASALHEIAHWCVAGPERRLLEDFGYWYEPDGRTAQVQAEFEQVEIRPQAYEWILSLSAGFPFNVSCDNLHGNFEPDRIAFMRKVHGEVMSILASGLPPRVAALSNALRDFYNIPELTPEQFMVQ
- a CDS encoding winged helix-turn-helix domain-containing protein; the protein is MKVLVIEDDKETNQYLVQSLKQQGWAVDSASNGQDGLFLGLEGQHDVIILDRMLPGIDGLTVLSTLRAANVAARVLILSALDSVDERVKGLKQGGDDYLTKPFALSELIARVEILSSRVASMTASLQSNKLHNGPLELDLLAHHAVLSGRKIELQAKEFQLLKYLLEHVDQVVTRSLLFEAVWDYNFDPQTNVIDVHIARLRKKIDLEGQPNLIETVRGAGYRMRKAL
- a CDS encoding YfcL family protein — its product is MIIEFEENLLALIDQRIETASDDELFAGGYLRGHISLSAAECEEQGINDIEVLKQQIEASLEQAKSELSPADRVIVHDLWKELVAQS
- a CDS encoding sensor histidine kinase — protein: MIKSSLSTLGHTIQQLWQRHSLWRLSILVAVMLWLTVALALFAVYQLSIQPLVRSKHQLISQHVEQLNSAAELNNGSNIERWLDDTLYENQNILTVIKSPNGHVSGALSHIPNALPTCPSIAPFPIIREGNDAISILEGCSFKIHDHQVLIATNNEYIREIQENFVNAALTIMALSFFIALIPGWIIRRKISHQLNAINHVVGKIEQGHFDSRIPLAASKPEFAQDEWERIGLFINRMLNEVELSVNQIQGVTDAIAHDLRTPLTRIKNRLTAAEQETDPTKKALALNELHHHFDEILVTFNAMLELSKLEALRETDQFGQVDFEAIAKDAIELIEPMLDDKQQTISLTSTPCHLNGDRSLLFRMLYNLIDNAHKYSPKGASITLEITPKQMTLTDTGPGIAPNLRHKVFQRLYRVDTSRNTPGHGLGLALVAAVVKLHGASISLDYANQDEKTGLCTTIVFSERDY
- a CDS encoding NADPH-dependent FMN reductase; its protein translation is MKIIAFGASTSSTSINKALATYAAGLVDDAQVKVLDINDYSVPMFSEDKEKEIGQAPGAQAFLQDLAEADALVISFAEHNGHHPAAYKNLFDWATRIEREVFQGKPAVYLATSPGPGGAQNVLAAATGSAGYFGGNVKASVSVPSFYDNFDVEADVVTNAEIAQQIRQAVQLLGN